From Hyla sarda isolate aHylSar1 chromosome 12, aHylSar1.hap1, whole genome shotgun sequence:
cactgtgataaccactccccctccttccctcagtccagtgcttcccaaccagggtgcagttccctccagcaattgcaaaacagcatgtccacacatcatttggctgtgcaggcatgctaagagttttagttttgcaacagttggaggcatatgattgtagtccccctttattacacacacactggcttcatatattcttacacatacacataagatacacatagatatacacacatacacatatatctacacacacatacatgcaggggCAATTACTTTTTCGTCTGCAATGCAATGCcaatctcacacagcagacatcagtgagagcccggcagcagtcttcctgcccatccccctccccttctcttcacatgagtctgcagcatgtacagcccccccccctccaaaacgtccaggacgaagcagtgtaCACAGAAGGACTGAACTCATTCCAGaaggcgggagggggggggggggttgtccgtTCTTTGACTagctttttctgtatgaaatactgaaaattttctaatgaaagcaattgcaatacatgctttacaaaagtttttatatctgacagtgcccatttaagctatggtctgtgtgtctctgtacagagacaaaatacagcaaGTGtgagtaggacaagcagggctctgtgcacgtaggacaagcagggctctgtgcacgtaggacaagcagggctctgtgcaccgaggacaagcagggctctgtgcaccgaggacaagcagggctctgtgcactgaggacaagcagggctctgtacactgaggacaagcagggctctgtgcaccaaggctttatgacatgcccctggctcacacagtaggctgattgacaatccaggagcctgcacagggccccgcttgtcctcggttgtacagagccccgcttgtcctcagttgtacagatccccgcttgtcctcgattatgtagagccccgcttgtcctcagttgtacagagccctgcttgtccgcccacacttcctatattttgcctctgcacagagacacatagGCAATGGTTTCAAGgacaatacatacagtggggatcaaaagtttgggaaccccaggtaaaaaattgtataaatgtgcataaagaagccaaggaaagatggaaaaatctccaaaagccatcaaattacagattagacattcttataatatgtcaacaaaagatagattttatttccatcatttacactttcaaaataacagaaaacaaaaaaatggcgtctgcaacagtttgggcaccctgcagagttaatatcttgtactgccgcctttggcaagtatcacagcttgttaacactttttgtagccagccaagagtctttcaattcttgtttgaggtatctttgcccattcttcctaacaaaagtcttccagttctttgagattaaTGGGCTgtttgtcacgcactgctcttttaaggtctagccatagattttcaattatgttgaggtcaggagattgtgaaggccatggcaaaaccttcagtttacacctcttgatgtaatccctcgTGGATTTTGagttgtgtttaggatcattattcatttgtagaagccatcctctctttaacttcagctttttcacagatggcatcaagttagcatccaaaatttgctgaaattttattgaatccatttttccttctactcgtgagatgttccctgtgccactggctgcaatacaactgtcacgtaccggcaggattggtagtggatcctctgaaccagagaggcgatgacgcgggttgtaccagaggaccggttctaagtggttactggttttcaccagaggccgccgcaaggcgggatggacttgctgcggctgtaaccaccaggtcgtatcctccagtagcaactcgacctctctggtggctgatatggcgtggtacacagggagcagacaagagcgtagtcggacgtagcagaggtcagggcaggcagcaagggttcacaggcaagtatacggtagcaatgggtatggcaactggcaaggcaataatcactgtagggaacgctttctcagaggcacaaggcacaaagatccggcagtggcaggaaggggcaggtgccttttattgggaaatcacaatgggaggtgtggaaccagcgCAATTACCGGGACCCAGGAGCAAGGAGCGCCGCGCGGGGAACAGGTGAGATGAGCGTGAGCTAGCCACGTCCCTGCCACAGTGAGatccgcgctcccggtcagtgtgtttgaccgggagacgccgtGACCCCAGCACGGAGGACACAGGCAGGGGGCGCTCCGGTCCGAAGGtggagaccggagcgctcgctgtgacaacaaccctaaagcatgattgatccacccccatgcttaacagttggacagaggttcttttcattaaattctgttcccctctcttctccaaacgtacctttgctcattccgtccaaaaagttcaattttaacctcattggtccacagaacttgtttccaaaatgaatcaggcttgtctatatgttcatttgcaaagttcaaacgctgatttttgtggtgaggacgtagaagaggttttcttctgatgactcttccatgaagaccatatttgtacaagtatctctttatagtggaatagtgtaccacaactccagtgtcttcccgatctttctggagggattgtgcagtcaaacgtgggttttgaatggtttttctcacaatcctgcaagcttttttgtctgatatttttcttggtcttccagatcttgttttaacttccactgtgcctgatgactgccatttcttaattacattccgaacagaggatattgacatttgaaaacgttttgctatcttctaataaccttctccagctttgtaagcatcaactattttcagtttcagatttctagacaactgcttagaagaacccatggtactgattgttggggcaaggtcagataagtctgggcatttaaaacctttgagatggacatcacctggtcttcccagatgatgattgagaacaatccatgacactggcaggtctcagctttgcaaagggggcagtgcatgctataaattctgcagggtgcccaaacttttgcagacgccatttttttgttttctgttattttgaaagtgtaaatgatggaaataaaatctaacttttgttgacatattataagaatgtctaatctgtaaattGATGCCCTTTGGAGATTTTTGTCCATCTttacttggcttctttatgcacattaatacaattttttacctgaggcgcccaaatttttgatccccactgtagatttttacacccaaaaatatataattcTTTAAACCaatgttacaaatatacatataatgttatctacattatataaaaagtttttgcagatgacaggtgcactttaatttTGACTTCAGGCTGGCAGGTTTTATCTATTCTTTTACAATGTAACAGACTTCAGCTGTGTGATGTAAGAGTAGGTTTAATCAGAACATGAGAATgatggcaacagcaggaggtcactGAGCTGATTGTGTTGCAGGCAGTGACCTAATTATTATTGAGATTATTTTTGATGAGTAATTGGGTGCTATGAAGTAGAGTATGTGAAGTGGGATGTAAAATGAACGTCTGGTTTTGAAGGAATAGTTATAGAAGCTGAAGATAAGCATGCTGCTACTGCATGAAGCATTGATCTGTCTACTTGAGGATATCTTTATATTAGCTGGATGAAGGTCTGCTCATGGCAAAAGGTGGTGGTGTGAAGAAGGGCATACCTTTTTGGAAGTACGATACTGCTATTGCAACTTTAGTGTCTAAATGATACTACAATACTGTATAAAATAACGGGACCATACAGCGGGTACATAATAGGACcatacagaaaaaaaactgtaatagTGCCATGATAACAGCGCACAAATAATAACCCTAACCCTCACTCTGAAAAACAGCTTAAATCTGTCCTGAGAGGCAAAATAGAATGGCAGCACACTGAGGGATGAGGTTACATGCTGGACATACAAGTCTATTGAAAGATAGTGAGAGGAGAAGGAAGGGGCTGGAGAACGAAAGAAGCAGAGAGGCTTTAGGAGCTTACAGTGAGTATTAGATCTCGCCCCCAGGGCTTAATTCTTCCAAACTTAGACTGTTCAGTATtgttctataatgtcctccatgcagcTGTCGCTTCTGTGGGTGTGTATAGTTATAGAGGAGCAGATTTCCCTCTTCAGGTTGTGTGAAGTGTAtggttatgttcacactatggaattcccacggaattccgcggtgtgaacttaacattagtgtggatgggtctccgcgagacccgttcacactgcggaatttcgttgaatttcatgaaattgttcagcgcaaagaaagaacatgttcattctttgtgcggaagtccgcgagcactgcatagccctcaatggtgacagcgcagtgccgcGCTGTCCTACTGAGGCCTGCcagtctgtagtgtgaacataccctatggaAGACAGCATAGCAGCTGTTCTCTACCATTAGCTCAGGGACAGATTAAAATCTGAGatggagcctgcagagcagaaatctggtaTAAAATGCCATACACAAGTTATGTAATGGCCAGAAATATACATGACAACTTATCATGAAAAGTACCTGTTGTTACCTGCAACAACAGGTACGTCATAAAGTTAGGCCAAAACGGCGACAGGATCATGGAGGCCAATAACAGATGGAGACCCTTGGAGCATTtaccccatttaaaggggtactccgcccctagacatcttatcccctatccaaaggataggggataagatgtcagatcgctgctgcagcaccccgctatcattactgcgcagagcgagatcgctctgcacgtaatgacgggcaatacaggggccggagcatcgttacgtcatggctccaccccttgtgacatcacgacccgcccccatcaatacaagtctatgggagggggcgtggcggtcgtcacgccccccctgccatagacttgcattaaggggacgggccgtgatgtcatgaggggcggagccatgacgtcacgctgctccggcccctatatcgcccgtcattacgcacagagcaaactcgctctgtgcagtaatgatggcggggtgccgcagcgcgatccccggggtccccagcagcgggaacccagcgatctaacatcttatcttataagatgccaggggtggagtacccctttaacaatgttaTAATCCGGCCCTCTTGTGAGCAGGAATGTCAGGAAGTAAACAGTGATGAAATGCACTTCATTCAATCTAACAAAAAGATTGATTCCAGCGGAAGATAAGTgcttgttcacactgtggaattcaaGTCAGAATCCACGAAGAATGTCCAACTTCATCCAATAACCTTGATGCTTTACTTGTTgtttccttatttttatttttttagccttTGTCATATACCATATTGAAAAGACAAGTCTTGCACTAATAATAAGGCAAGAAAGGGGAGagactaaaacttagcttttactgattatagataaaaaaacaaataacaaaacCAAGTGTAACCAAGTGTGTAGACCAAAGTCTAAAATGGCCGACTATATTCAAAAGAAGGCTATAACAGTCCTTCCATGGATATAATTAGTGAACAATGGTTATCCGGGGGCTATAAATCCAGCCTCACCATTGATAACTCTAAAGAATAGTATCAAGAATTATACACCTCAACATAAGgatgcccaacgcgtttctgtcacaATGTAGTGACGTCATCAGGGGTAAAGCTTATGTAGTGGCCGAACTAGTGTGGTGCTATAATGCAAAAAGCCACACACTTATGTTCAGTCCAAGAACTCAGTGTTACATGTGAAAAATACTACTCAATCATAGTATATCCAAGGGGGATGGCAGCCCATGATATCAGGCATGCCTTTTTAAATCTTAATAAAAAACCCAGCCAGATGGATATATGTTTCAGCCGCGAGACCACAGGAACCTATAGAGGAGAAAAAGAAagatacacatattgtatatgcactTCATAGTACTCGTTCCTGCAAAAGAAAATCCTCCCCATATTCTATGCATTTACTCACAGCCTTCCATGGACATGTCAGATTACCTgaaaggaaaaaaatgcaaaaagatcCCATTCAGCCAATTGATCCTACTATAGGGGAGGCAAGGCTAGGGATAGGGGTGAAAACCGCTCAGCGGGGTACTCACGGTCTCTATCTTTCGGCACATATGCGGTGCAGCGCGTACCTGCATTAGCAGGGAGCCGGACTGTTCGGCTTCAGAGCGCTGTCAACTCgtgtcagcggcgtctgacgtaatATCCACTTCCCTTGCTGTGCCGCGTCAGAGCGGTCACACCCCCGTCTGACGTCAGTAAGGAGGGGCGTGGCCCTGTGCTCCGAGCCGCACTCGGTCAAGCAAGAGAAGATGCAAAGTAGAACAGTGATTTCTGGCACTCAGTACATAGAGTCCCGTCACTAGAAACACCCATAGCATATCTAATTGTATCAAAGCACCGAACCCACAGTCACAAACATAATGGTAAGTGGATAGGGTGTTAGAAAAATTGTATATATGATGATTTATACAagttggaaaaaataataataatagtaattaggTAGCAAAGAGGAAAAAGTTATTCAGTGGGCCCAATGGAAGTATTGATATAGGGATACAAAGAGGTGGTTAGAATCGCAACGTATCCCTACACTAAATGGGACACTTGGCCACTGTTTATCGTGGCAAATGATAACCTGGTTGTATCCTTAAAATATCTCCATCAGTGATAGTCTTTTGCCCAAGGGAGATATTCTATTAATCAGTAAATGAGGAATATGATAGTTCTCAATAGGGCACACTCAGAGGAGAGGGGACAATGAAATCAAGCTGGAGGAGACACTGATAAAGGGCTATAGGGATgactccctatatatatattgaggtgaggggtggtaaagagggagtCCCTAAGGGGAAAATGAGTGTGGAGATAGCGGGGCCTAAGGACCTGTACGACCCTATTCTAGCTCTTAGCCCTACTCCTAGGCGGAAtggtcagccctaaaaagggcggtcccgctcacGAACCTCCTGGGCCTACAGATGCCCTAACTAGGGATAGTGACACTACCTCAGGAGGTCCGCtacaatacaatacatatacCATATGTATTTTCTCTTTAATATGTGATGCGGTAGAGTACACAATGATTAATTCAGGGTGTATTCACTAAGAttgtctaaagcagtggtcttcaacctgcggacctccagatgttgcaaaaatacaactcccagcatgcccggacagccgttggctgtccgggcatgctgggagttgttgttttgcaacatctggaggtccgcaggttggagaccactggtctaaaggaGCCGTGAACTTGAAAAAAGACACTGCCCATCCCTTGTTGTCATAACCCAATAACAGATCACATTTCTAAGCAGCCAGCAGCGGCTATGACATCTGTAGAGTTATTTTTAATACACAAGTAAAACATTGACTCATATTAACACTTTTATTACTTGTTATAAGTCAGCGAGGTTAGAGTGGTTCTTTAAGATTACATCCAAAGAAGTAAAAGAGATTGTACATTGTAAACTGTTCTCGATTTTGTCTCTTaaaggataggataggggataagtttgagatcgcggggggtccgaccgctggggccccctgcgatatctctgtacgggggccaggctctccggccagatagcgggtgtcgacctctgcacgaaatggcagccgacacgccccctcaatacatctctatggcagagccggagattgccgaaggcagcgcttcggctctgccatagagttatattgagggggcgtgtcggccgccggttcgtgcggaggtcgacacgcccccttccagcgggctgtcggggccccgtacaggagatcgcagggggccccagcggtcggaccccccgcgatctgaaacttatcccatatccttaggataggggataagttgttcaccactggactactccttgaaAGTATCTTGGacaaaaacgtattccctatcctacgtataggggataagttttcgatCGCGGGGGATCCGTGCACTGGAGCCTGtttggagccctggctctcctccaCAGCGGCATGTCATGACCCCTGCCCGAAGCGGGGGCCGCCACGTGGCGCCCCCTCTTTCTATATAGctttatgggagagctgaagatttctgaacggctttcccatagagctatataggcACTGTAAATAAATCAGTGGGGTCCAGATTCTTATTCCAGTTATCAAAAATAAATGGTAAAATAACACAAATTTGGTCTAAAATCTTGGGAGTATAACATGATCAGACTAAATATTTTTATTCAAAATGCATCATCGGGCCAAGTTTGGctcaaaaaatatttaaaatgctataaaatattttctccatatatatatatatatatatatatatatataaaacaatatatatatggtACAACTTATGTtgcactggaagtattaagaaagAAGGTCAACAAATTTAGTATCTCCTATAAGAAAGGTAGAGCCAAGACAACTGTTTAGTCATCTTACATGAAATAGCATTACAGGGAGTCCTTCATGTCAGTGGAGAGTCATTATACACATGCAGTCACCTCTTATTGGAGAAATTGGAATAAGACCTAGTTGTTAAAATGGCGTGTCTAGTTAGAAATAAAGATTTGCCATAGACAATGGATAAAATAACCCAACAATTAAAGAGCACCCATAGTGGTTAACTGTCTACATTGAAGATATCAGATCAGCTAATCATTTAGTTAGACCACTAAAAACAGCAAGAATACAACAATACAGACAGAAGACAATGGTTTTCATAACCCATttatacggtgtccattttaggacatcatcagtcgtcagccgtaactcagtcctccgtcaggtgaaacggcgtcccgcctcctccctaggGCCAATctccgtcagccgcaactccctcctttgtcatcctaaagtctctcatccgaaaATCAGTCATCGCTCAGACGAaactctctgctatacgggttctgctgtacacgctattcagtgtcggctctgctatacagactctgtagaacatgtagtgtctgtagtacatgtgcaagtttcacagtttcgattCTGCTATACAGtgttgtgcagcgtcggctctgctatgcggcaggaagttgcgtctgagggagaatcgtctgaggcatgacggcgttttggacgagggagtttcggatgagggaggagggaattgtggctgaaggatgacggcgattggtgtgagggaggaggcgggacgccattacacctgatggaggacggagttacggctgatgactgacgatgtcctaaaatggacaccgtacatttATGTGATATTACATGTTGCAAGTGAAACAATTGCTATAAAGGGATCATCAATCAAGACTGGAGGGATGGAGAGAAGCTGTCAGagaccaccctgatgacttgtggttcaggcagaaagtgaagacaagtttGCTTTGGCAGCAAAGGTGGGGAAGATGTGGAAGTCTGCCAATCTACAAACACATTAAGATTGAGTATCATTAATAccctaaacatttaaaaaaaaaaaaaacaaagcagaaaaaaaaaaaaaaaacacttttaggctaagtttccacttgcttttttttctggcagtttttggattgctgccaatgcagtttttgagccaaagccagaagtgtattcaaaaggaataggacatataaaggaaggacttaaacttctcctcccttacggatccacttctgactttggctcaaaaactgcagtggcagttttccaaaaactgccagaaaaaaaaacaagtggaaacttagccttactgccCAATTGGACATTGGACATGATATATaaggttttatatatcaactggctccagaaagataaacagatttgtaaattacttctatttaaaaaaaagtcttaatcctttcagtacttatgagctgctgaagttgagttgttcttttctgtctaagtgttctctgatgacatgtgtctgggaaactgtccagagtagaagcaaatccccatagcaaatctcttctactctgtgcagttcccgagacaagcagagatgtcagcagagagcactgttgtcagacagaaaagaaaaactcaacttcagcagctgataattattagaaggagtaagattgttttaatagaagtaatttaccactctgtataactttctggagccagttgattaaaaaaaaaaaaaaagttttttcctggaatacccctaagaATCCACACTTAATGTTATTTATCTTAGGCACATATAGTTAGTGGGCACCAGTCGTCTTCTCTTACAGGAACTCCAGGACAAAAAAAGGGAAACAGGGTCTCCTTAGCAAAACACAGAGACAATTGATGAAGGATGTCTGTAGTGCTGGCATCATAAAAGATCAGGTGACTTTTAAATAAATCCAAGCAAATCCCAATCCTCATAGGAGGAAAGTCATATGTTAACATCTCACAAGTGTTTCCGAGGCCATAATACACATTGTCGTCTTGTTTACGTAGAACCCAATAGCCATTGGATGAATTCAGCTCCCATGCACCCTTGCGTTCCACCGACTCCTTTACGACGCCTATGATCCAACTACTTTTATCGCCCACATTTACTTCCCAGTAGTGCCGACCAGACTTAAATCCTGGTGTCCCTAAAACATATAACCCTGGTTCAAAACATTGTGGAGACCCTTTTAATGTTTGAGGATTTGGCTCAAATCTCACTTTCTTGAGATCTGGGGATAAGACAAGATTCGGATGAGCACTTTGAGGATCAAACTTTATCTGTTCTGGTATTGGTTTCACCATATGTATCATCTCATTCCATATTCTGAGCCGCACGGGAGGCTCACCTATGTCCAGTTCCTCCTCAGGGTTTTCCAGCGTCTTCAACGTGTCTTCAATGACTTCTAGCTGGTCCACAGTTCTTGCCTTTTGGAGTTTCTCCATGAGGTGCACCAGGTTTAAGGTTTTCTCCTCCAACCTTTGCATGGCTAGGTCTTCTTGTTTCTTAAATGTGGCCAACTGCATCTCTTCCTCTATTTTCAGTAAACGATGACAGTCATTGTAGTTTTTACTGAGATTTAACTGGTGTAGTGCTTGGTTCTTTTGCATAGTGTTAATATTGCTGTGAATGTTACTGACTGTCCGCCATGACACCATCTGCATGTGGCAAAGTTGACTTCTGATATCGGAGATTGATAACTTGGATTCATCTGGTATTGGCTCCTTGACTTCATTCTCCGCTCTTGTTGGGTTAACTACTGCATCACTCTTGGTGGTCTACACAAAGAAGGacacaatggggggagatttatcaaaaccagtgcagagcaaaagttgcccagttgcctatagcaaccaatcagattatttctttcatttttcagaggtgttGTTAAAGGctgcctttcatcaaaaaaacttttgatatattatagattaatagcAAGAAGAGAAAGGAGTCCAGCGTCCGATAACTCAGAGGATGatatttatttcaccagatggtcataacaggaacacaaggtacagtgacacgtttcggccttacaacaaggccttagtcatgcaccataaaaaacttttgatatattatagattaatgtgtgcagaataacttttcaatagcatgttattaaaaaatatgcttctttctatttaattttccactttgaaaaaatgaccacaaggggtctccctaccagtctgtTTCATAtctttcagactcatgcaggagtcctaaatctcagactgcagccggtacacagacaaactccctggcagtgagcaatgctgagtttgtctgtgttccggctgcagtttgagatttaggactcctgcatgagtctgaaagaTATGAAacagactggtagggagaccccttgtggtcatttttcaaagtggaaaattaaatagaaagaagcatatttttttaaaacatgctattggaaagttattctgcatacatttatctataatatatccaaagtttttttgatgaaaggtaccctttaaaaatgaaagaagcgatctgattggtttctatgggcaacttggcaacttttcttctggacaggttttgataaatctcccccaatatctgttAGGAACCTTCACTTTATGATTAGCAACTTGAAGTGTCATCTAAAGTATCCTTTACCCTCTACTACAAATTGGTTTAAAAACACCCCATGACCATGCAGGTCCATTTTAATAATTACATTTTCCCGCAGCATCTTAATATATAGGATCCGTTTAATATAGGATCCGTTTAAGACCATCTTGGTTCACGTCATGGGACTGGACTCAACTTCCAGTGATTTCTCATTGACTATATATTGGGCTTTTCCAGACTCTTTGGATCTTGATCCACATTTCATTTGAACAGATTTACCATTCATGTTTGGAAGATATTTTTAGCTGTATGGCTTATTCTAGACTGGTACATGCATTTACAACTATTAGATTTAATGAAACACATATATAGTAAAACTTTACtgttataagtaaaaaaaaaaaaatctaaaaaatgatctgatcaaaacaaaaacttgACTGTTTCCTTAAAGgattccttaaagggatactcctgtggaaac
This genomic window contains:
- the LOC130297043 gene encoding nuclear factor 7, ovary-like: MDSTGESHTEVSQQDCETTKSDAVVNPTRAENEVKEPIPDESKLSISDIRSQLCHMQMVSWRTVSNIHSNINTMQKNQALHQLNLSKNYNDCHRLLKIEEEMQLATFKKQEDLAMQRLEEKTLNLVHLMEKLQKARTVDQLEVIEDTLKTLENPEEELDIGEPPVRLRIWNEMIHMVKPIPEQIKFDPQSAHPNLVLSPDLKKVRFEPNPQTLKGSPQCFEPGLYVLGTPGFKSGRHYWEVNVGDKSSWIIGVVKESVERKGAWELNSSNGYWVLRKQDDNVYYGLGNTCEMLTYDFPPMRIGICLDLFKSHLIFYDASTTDILHQLSLCFAKETLFPFFCPGVPVREDDWCPLTICA